In the Candidatus Delongbacteria bacterium genome, ATGGACGTGACCCGTGACTGGAACCCGCGGATCGGCAAGGCCGAACTGGTCTGGGTCAACCTGGCCTGGCTGGGCCTGCCCGACTCGGGCCTGCGTCTGGCCTGGCACATCGAGGGCGCCGATTTCGAGCGCGCCGTCGAGCAGGCGATCCTGGTGGATGCGCTCTCGGGCGAACTGATGAATTCCTGGAGCCTGATCCACACGGTGCAGGACCGGCGGATCTACAATGGCAATGGCGGCTCGGCGCTGCCCGGCACCCTCGCACGCAGCGAGGGGCAGGCGGCCACCGGCAATTTCGACATCGACGCGGCCTACGACTACTACGGTGACACATACGGATACTTCTGGCGTGGTCACGGGCGCGACAGCATCGATGGGCTGGGCCTGCCGATGGTGGCCACCACCCATTCCACCTCGCCGCCCTGCCCCAACGCCTACTGGAGCGATGGCCTGCAGCAGATGGTGTTCTGCAACGGCACCGTCACCGACGACGTGGTGGCCCACGAACTGACCCACGGTGTCACCAGCAACACCGCCGGGCTGATCTACCAGAACCAGTCGGGCCAGCTCAACGAAAGCTTCTCCGACGTGTTCGGCGAGCTGGTGGACCTGTACAATGGCGACGCCAGCGTGGCCGGTGCCCCCGGTGGAGTCGCCTGGCCGGCACACGGCACGGGCCCCGGGCTGGATACACCCAACAACGCCCGCAGCAGTTGCAGCACCAGTCACACGGACGGTGTGCGCTGGCTGATCGGCGAAGATGCCGCGGCCTTCGGGGGTGAGATCCGCGACATGTGGGATCCCACCTGCCTGGGCGACCCGGATTACGCCAACAGCCCGCTGCAGACCTGCCCTTCCGGTGACTCGGGCGGTGTGCACTCGGGCAGCGGCATTCCCAATCACGCCTTCGCGATTCTGGTGGACGGCAAGGACTACAACGGCTATTCGGTCAGTGGCATCGGCACGATCAAGGCCGGGGCGATCTGGTACCAGACCCTGGCCTGGTACCTGGTGCCCTCCTCCGATTTCGAGGACGCCTATCTGGCCTTCAATCTGGCTGGCAGCTCGCTGCTGGGAGTGAACCTGGCCGATCCGCGCACGGGCCTGGCCTCCGGCCACATTGTGGACAGTTCGGACCTTGTCCAGCTTGACCGTGCCCTGCGCGCGGTGGAAATGAACACCGAAGGCGCCTGCGGCGGTGGCAGTTCGGTGCTGAGTTCCGATGAAATCAGCGCCTGCCCCGCGGGTGACACATTCTTCAGCGAGGACTTCGAGGCGGGTCTGGGCAGCTGGACCGTGTCACACAGCGCCATGCCCACTCCCTACGACTGGGTCGGCGCCGGCAACCTGCCCGTAGGGCGCGCGGGCAACGCCGCCTGGTGCGAAGACCGCAACGTGGGTGATTGTGCGGGACAGGACGAGACGGGCAGCCATACCCTGACCAGTCCATGGATCCAGTGTGGCACGTTGGCTGGTCGCCCGCTGCTCTCCTTCCGGCACTTCGTGAACACCGAGGGTGGCTACGATGGCTGCATCGTGCAGGTGCAGACTGCCGCTGGTACCACGACACTGGGCTTCGATGCCTGGCTCTTCAATCCGCCCAACGCTCCCCTGAATGCTGGCAATCCCTTCAGCGGCATCCCGGGTTTCACGGGCAACACCTCGAGCTGGGGGCACTCACTGGCGGACCTCGGACCCGTATTGGCCGGGGCCGACAGCCTGCGTCTGGTCTTCAGCCTGGGCAAGGACGGCTGCACGGGCAGCACGGGCTGGTATGTGGATGATGTGCGCCTGATCGATTGTGGCGACTGTGACCAGGACGGCAATGACGACCAGTCGCAGTTCCTGGTCTCGGGCACCCACTTCATGCCCATGCCCTCGACCCTCTTCGGCGAGAGCTGGAGTCCGGGTGATCTGCCGCCGGCCGATGACACCGTCACTCTGTGTGTCAGCGCGCGCGGCGACCTGAGTTCCCCGACCGAATCGGTCACGGTGGACCTGAACGGCACCGTGCTGGGCACCCTCTTCGCCAGCGGCGCCTCCGACTGCCCCGGCAGCCCCTCCCGCCGGGAACTGGACCTGAGTCCCGCGGTGTTCAACGCGGCCCTCGGCGCCGGTGCGGACGTGTTCGGTTTCCATTCCTCGTCCGATGTCAACACCACGCTCTGTGGGCCGAGCAATCACATGGTGGTGACCCTGAAGTACCGGCACGGCAGCGCGGGTGATCTGGACAACGACTGGATCCCCGATGGCTGCCAGTCCCTGCTGCCGGCACCTGCCGCCGAACTGAGCTACAGCGGCAATTCGCTGACGCTCAGCTGGAACCCGGTACCCGGCGCCAGTTCCTACCGTGTGCTGGTGACCGTGGATGGAGTGGTTGAAGATCTGGGCACCACCGCCGCCACCAGCATGGATCTGAGTTCGCGTCTGGCCGTCGGGCCATCCAATCAGGTGGAAACCGTGCGCGTGATCGCACTGGACTGAGCTCCGGATCTTGTCCACAAGACATCGGGCCGGACGTCCATGGGACGTCCGGCCCGATTCTCTCCCGGGGGAGCTGGAGGCACGATTCGTGTGTCTCGTGCGCCAGGCTCAGGGACCGACCACGACCACCCGGTAGAGCGCCAGCGAAGGGGCGGCCGGCAGCAGTTCCGCATGACCGGTGCCCGTGACGGTGGCGACCAGGGTGGCCGGCGACAGGGGCTGAGCCGGATCGCTCAGGCGATGAACCTGATAGGCCAGTGCCTGGGGAACGGCCGACCAGCTCAGGCTGAGAAAGCTGCCAGAATGAGTGATCTGCAGGTCCGTGACCGACTGCAGGGGCGGAATCAGGTCGGCCAGGCTGCGCGGCTCAAGTTTGGGCAGGTCGAAACTCCAGTGCATGGTGCCGATGATCGCGCCAAAGGATTCGCCGACCGAAGGGGTATGGGCGAAGTTGAGATCATCCACCACCAGGCTGGCGCCACTGTCCATCACTTCCCACTCACCGAAGCCCAGGTCGGTCTGACTGACGGTGACCGACGGGACCCGCACCAGCACACTTTCCCAGTCCTCGAGCGCGGCCGTGGCACAATCGATCTCGACCGGTTCGGGAAGAGCTGCCGTGCCGATCACACCGAAGGCGCTCACGGAGGTGATTTCCGTGAGCCCGAAGTACTCGCTGACCGTGCCCGTCACGCTCACACGATCGCCGATCTGGGCACTCTGCCCCGGAGCGTAGACATGCACGCCATTCCAGGCTCCGGCAGCATCCTGAACCACCCAGGCATTGCCCGCCAGGGCCGCCGCCACCACCGTGCCCTCGATCATCACGCTTTGCCCCGCCAAGGGCGAATCCCCCGAGGGATCCGTGGTGTACTGGATCTCATGGATCGCGGTGGGCACGACCTGCACCGATCCATAACGGGCCACGAATTCCTGATAGTACTGGTTGGCCAGATTGGCGTCGTGCAGCACCAGCAGGTTCTCGTCGTTGACCGTGTTGGCCGCCGTGCTGTAATTCGTGCTGCCCATGATCACCACCGGATCGCTGTCGGGATGATTGGCATCGATCAGGATGTACTTGTGATGCAGCAGGCCGCCCAGATTGTCAAGGATCACGGGGGCGGGCGGGCTCCAGGGACTGCTGCCCGTGCCGGTCATGTTGTTGTATTGTGAGTACACGTCGATCTGGTCGGCATCAAAGACTCCCTCGACCAGCACGCCGGCCTGATGCCGGGCGCGCATCGCGTCGGCCACGTCGATCCGGGTGAAGGAAAAGGCGCAGAACTGGATCTCATGGTCGGCGCTGGCCAGCAGGCTGGCGATGTTGCTCATGACCGCATCGCTGGGCGAGAAGAAACTCTGCACCGCAATGCTGTCCACCTGGGCGCTGTGCGAGGTGTTGTTGGTCTTGCGTGAGCCAAACCGGCTGAGGCTGGCATTGGGTGTGTCGCCGCTGGACCCCCACATCTCGTCGAATTCCGCGGTGTAGATCGCGGCCAGCGCATCGGACTGGATCACCATCAGATTGTTGGCGTCGTTGTTCAGACCACCGGCATTGTAATTCCAGGAACCGGAGCTGAGCACGGCCTGGCCCGCCGGAGCGCCGGCCCGGGCGTCCGCGATCAGAATCTTGTTGTGCATCAGGCCCGTGCCGTCATTGAGACCGAATTCGTCGTCGATCACCGGAATGCCCGCGCTCTCCAGCGAGCTCAACACACTGCCGCTGTGATAGTCCGCCTCGGTGATCACGCGCACGACCACTCCCCGTGAATGAGCGGCCAGGATCGCGTTGCCGATCTGGCTGTCGGTCAGCGAATAGAGACACACGTCCAGCGAGTGCTGGCTCCCGTTGATCAGCGCAAGAGCCGGGGTGTAGAAGTTGGCGTTGCCGTTCGCGGGCTGCCAGCTGGCCACGGCGGTATTGACCGTGCGATTGAAGTACACGCTCACGGCCCCGGTCGTGGGCGGCTGTGTGCCTCCGTCGGATTGAGGAGTGGGCGCCTGCACCACGAAATCCGCGGGACAGTCGTCGCTGTCGCTGCCGCTGGGCTGGCGGGCCATCGAGGAACCCGAAGGCGTGGATCCAAAGGACACCACGCCGGGAAAGGAGCCCCCCTCCCAGGCCACCGCATCGACGATGCCAGTGTATGGGCCCGTGCTCAGGATCAGCTCGTCGCCCGTATTGCCCAGGGCGAAAGCGGCCACCAGATCGGGAGCGAATCCGAAGACCGTGGTGAAGGTGGCGGCGTCCTTGGCGATGACCAGTCGCTGGCCCGCCCCGAGCACGGTCCCGGCGGGCAACTGGCCGTAATACTCGCCACCGCCGGATGTTTCCTCATCGCCGAAGTACCAGCCGGACAGATCGACCGCGGCCGCCGTGGGATTGTAGAGTTCGACGAATTCATCCAGGTCGCCGCTGACTTCGCCATCGTAGAACACTTCATCGATGACAACGTGGGACGCGATCTGGGCCGGGGCCAGACCGGCCAGGCACAGCAGCAGAGCAAGGGAAAAGGACGCGCGCATGATGTCGGTTCCTGGAGTTCGGTCCACTCTCCCGGTGCGGCAGGAGGCGGAGACGGGTGCTGGAAATCGGGTCGTTGGGTGCGTGGAAGGAGCCAATCGGCGGGCTCGCAGTCAATCTTTTTGTCCTCAGGAGGAATTTCCCGCCCCGGGCGTCCGGCGTCCGGGGGCCCGATTCGCTACATTCCGGCCGTTCAAGGAAGCGGCCATGTGCACCATTTTTCTCGCCACGGATCCACACCCCGACTGGAGCCTGCTGCTGCTGGGCAACCGGGACGAGTTCCATGCCCGGCCCAGCCAGGACTGCGGCTGGTGGCCCGACACACCCGGACTGCTGGCCGGACGGGATCTGCAGCGGGGAGGCATCTGGCTGGGTGTGACCCGTCGCGGCCGATGGTGCGCCACGACCAATGTGCGCCGTCCGAGCGCACACGAACCGCCCGCGAACGCCCCCAGTCGCGGCAAACTGGGCCTGGAGTTTCTGGCACGCTCCCAGCGTCTGCACGACTGGCTGGATCGCCTGGCCGAGAGTGCGGGCTCATTTCCCGGATACAATCTTCTGTTGGGCGAAGGGGCTTCGGGGTACTGGGTCAGCAACCGGTTGCCGCTGGTGTCCGCGGCCGGGCAGTCGATCTGCCGCCGCCTGGACCCGGGCATCCATGGTCTGAGCAATGGCACCCTCAATGAAGACTGGCCCAAGGTGCGCGAGGGTCGCCTGCGCCTGAAGCAGCTGTTGCTGCAACAGGCCAGACCCGAAGAAGATGCCCTGCTGGACCTGCTGCTTGACCAGCGCACCTGGCCCGACGCTCAATTGCCCGACACGGGAGTGGGCCCGGAACTGGAGCGCCGCCTCTCGGCCCTGTTCATCCGGGGCCGCGAGTACGGCACGCGCGCCAGCACCTTGCTGATCCGCGAACACAGCGGCCGCTGGATCCTGCGCGAACGCCGCTGGGCTCCCGAAGGGGTTCCCGCGGGCGACAGTCGCTTCGAATTCATGGAAGAAAGCCAGGAAACGCGCACGTGAAGTCTGCCACACAGTTCAAGGGACCGGCCGCCGCGCGTGTCACGATTCCCTCCGGCTCCGGTATGGGTCGCCGTCGTGCGCTGGTCCTGGTGGGCATTCATCTGGCGATTGGCGCACACATCCTGCACTGGAAACTGACGGGAAGCACCCTCAGCCCCCTGGAACCCTCCGAGGCGATCGCCTTCTCGCGGGACGGGCTGATCAATGCGGGCACTCTGCTCCTGCTGCTGGCGATTCTGGTCACCGCGCTCTTCGGGCGCTTCTTCTGCGGCTGGAGCTGCCATCTGCTGGCCATCCAGGACGGCTCGCGCTGGCTGCTGGCGCGCCTGGGGCTTCAGCCCCGCCCGCTTGAATCACGCGTGCTGCGCTGGGTGCCCATGCTGGCCTTCGTCTACATGTTCCTCTGGCCGCTGCTGGCGCGCCTGCTGCAGACACGCGAGGTTTCCGGCCGTCTGGAGCTGATGACACCCACCTTCTGGGCCACCTTTCCCGGCTGGACCCTGGGCATTCTGACCTTCGTGCTCTGCGGGGCCCTGATCGTCTGGTTTCTGGGCGCCAAGGGTTTCTGCACCTACGCCTGCCCTTATGGCGCCGCCTTCACCGTGGTGGACAAGGTCTCGCCCCTGCGGATCCGGGTCAATTCCTCCTGCGCGGGCTGTGCGCTGTGCACGAGCGTCTGCACCTCGGGTGTCAACGTGAGCCGCGAGGTGCACACTCACGGCATGGTGGTCAGCAGCGGTTGCATGAAGACGCTGGACTGCGTGGCGGCCTGCCCCAACAAGGCCCTGCGCCTGGGCTGGGGACTGCCCGCCCTGGGTCGCGCGGCGGCACGCACGCGTGATCGGCGCACACGCGGTCTGATCTGGATCGAAGAAGGAATGCTGTTGCTGCTGGCGCTGGCCTCCTTCCTGGCCCTGCGCGGTCTCTACGGCAAGGTCTCGTTTCTGCTGGCTCTGGGAGTCGCGGTGATGGTGGCCTTCCTGGGGCTCAGCGTCTACCGGCTGTTCCGGGAACACCAGTTCCGCGTGCAATCCTGGGAGCTGCGCCGGGACGGAGAGCTCACCGGAGGGGGCAGAGTCTTTCTGGGAATGGCGGCGATCGTCATGCTCTTCGTGGCGCATTCTGGATGGATCCAGTGGGAAAGCTGGCGTGCGATCAGCGCTCTCGATCGGGCCAGCCTGCTGGAAGGTGAGGCCGGTGACACACAACTGGAGATCGCCAGCCAGCATGCCCGACTGGCCGTGTCGTACGGAGTGGCGCCGGACCACCGTATGCAGATCCTGCTGGCCCGCGTCGCCCAGCGCAGGCAGGATCCCGGCGCTGCCGAAATGCATTACCGGCTGGCCCTGAGGGCCGAACCGCGCAGCCATGCGCTGCAGGTGGAGCTGGGGGAATTTCTGGTGGCCCACGGGCAGGTCAAGGAAGGCTGGACACTGGTCGAAGAAGGCCTGAAGGGCGCCCCGGGACTGGAACGCGCGCGCCAGAGCCTGGGCCTGCACTGGCTGGAGACGGGGCGCAGCACCGAAGCGGCCAGACTCTTTGCCGAGGGCGAAAGAATGGACCCGGGTGATCCCGCCTGGCCCGCGCATCACGGCAATGCCCTGCTGCTCAGCGGCGATCCGGAGCGGGCCGAACTGGCCTGGCAACGGGCGCTGGACCTCCAGCCAGGATACCGGCCCGCCCTGCGCCGACTGGCTGAATTGCGCTGCCAGCAGGGTCGTTTTCCCGAAGGCCTGTCCATGATCGACGAGCTGCTCGCGGACTCCCCCAAGGACGCGGAGCTGCAGCTGCTGGCCGCCCGAGCCGCCTGGGCCGGAGGCCAGCGCGAGCGCGCGCGCCTGCACCTGGACCTGGCCCAGCGTTTCGGCGCCAACGCGGCGGGTGTCAACGAACTCCAGGGCCTGTTGACCCAGGACCCCTGAGCCTGCCGCATCGATGATTTGTATACGCGAGTCGAAGGTCACCCCCCAGCTGCAGAAATGAATTCCGAATGCCGCTCGCTTCCCGTTCCGATTCCGTGCCGGAAGGTCTCCGTTCCTGGCAGCCCCCGACCCGTTCGCAGATCCTGAAGCTGGCCCTGCCGGCGGCGGGCAGTTTCATCCTCAGCAACTTCTACAACATCAACGACCTCTATTTCGCGGGCCGGATCAGCCAGGACGCCAACAACGCCATCGGTCTCTGCATGATGGTGCTGATCTTCAATGCGGCGTTCATCGTGCTGGCTTCGCGCGGGGCACTGTCGCTGGTGGCGCGCCTGACCGGGGCACGTGATACGGAAGCCGCTGGCCGCGCGGCCGCCCAGGGCATCCTGCTCAGTTTCTGCATCACGATTCCGGTGGCCGTGCTGGGCTGGCTGATCGCTCCCCACCTGCTGGCCTGGA is a window encoding:
- a CDS encoding M4 family metallopeptidase gives rise to the protein MSCSHPSFRRALQLGSCLLALGLVPLGSALPGTAVRSADGAHLAALIGSPGAPLWPASGSAVATARAFVQTWGDALELQSQGIDLQLKRQGKDPAGAEHLAYDLFYKNRLLFGQGVVLHFDSKGALVSLNGRVPRLPGKVDAGQPIDVQQVADRLMDVTRDWNPRIGKAELVWVNLAWLGLPDSGLRLAWHIEGADFERAVEQAILVDALSGELMNSWSLIHTVQDRRIYNGNGGSALPGTLARSEGQAATGNFDIDAAYDYYGDTYGYFWRGHGRDSIDGLGLPMVATTHSTSPPCPNAYWSDGLQQMVFCNGTVTDDVVAHELTHGVTSNTAGLIYQNQSGQLNESFSDVFGELVDLYNGDASVAGAPGGVAWPAHGTGPGLDTPNNARSSCSTSHTDGVRWLIGEDAAAFGGEIRDMWDPTCLGDPDYANSPLQTCPSGDSGGVHSGSGIPNHAFAILVDGKDYNGYSVSGIGTIKAGAIWYQTLAWYLVPSSDFEDAYLAFNLAGSSLLGVNLADPRTGLASGHIVDSSDLVQLDRALRAVEMNTEGACGGGSSVLSSDEISACPAGDTFFSEDFEAGLGSWTVSHSAMPTPYDWVGAGNLPVGRAGNAAWCEDRNVGDCAGQDETGSHTLTSPWIQCGTLAGRPLLSFRHFVNTEGGYDGCIVQVQTAAGTTTLGFDAWLFNPPNAPLNAGNPFSGIPGFTGNTSSWGHSLADLGPVLAGADSLRLVFSLGKDGCTGSTGWYVDDVRLIDCGDCDQDGNDDQSQFLVSGTHFMPMPSTLFGESWSPGDLPPADDTVTLCVSARGDLSSPTESVTVDLNGTVLGTLFASGASDCPGSPSRRELDLSPAVFNAALGAGADVFGFHSSSDVNTTLCGPSNHMVVTLKYRHGSAGDLDNDWIPDGCQSLLPAPAAELSYSGNSLTLSWNPVPGASSYRVLVTVDGVVEDLGTTAATSMDLSSRLAVGPSNQVETVRVIALD
- a CDS encoding lamin tail domain-containing protein; the encoded protein is MRASFSLALLLCLAGLAPAQIASHVVIDEVFYDGEVSGDLDEFVELYNPTAAAVDLSGWYFGDEETSGGGEYYGQLPAGTVLGAGQRLVIAKDAATFTTVFGFAPDLVAAFALGNTGDELILSTGPYTGIVDAVAWEGGSFPGVVSFGSTPSGSSMARQPSGSDSDDCPADFVVQAPTPQSDGGTQPPTTGAVSVYFNRTVNTAVASWQPANGNANFYTPALALINGSQHSLDVCLYSLTDSQIGNAILAAHSRGVVVRVITEADYHSGSVLSSLESAGIPVIDDEFGLNDGTGLMHNKILIADARAGAPAGQAVLSSGSWNYNAGGLNNDANNLMVIQSDALAAIYTAEFDEMWGSSGDTPNASLSRFGSRKTNNTSHSAQVDSIAVQSFFSPSDAVMSNIASLLASADHEIQFCAFSFTRIDVADAMRARHQAGVLVEGVFDADQIDVYSQYNNMTGTGSSPWSPPAPVILDNLGGLLHHKYILIDANHPDSDPVVIMGSTNYSTAANTVNDENLLVLHDANLANQYYQEFVARYGSVQVVPTAIHEIQYTTDPSGDSPLAGQSVMIEGTVVAAALAGNAWVVQDAAGAWNGVHVYAPGQSAQIGDRVSVTGTVSEYFGLTEITSVSAFGVIGTAALPEPVEIDCATAALEDWESVLVRVPSVTVSQTDLGFGEWEVMDSGASLVVDDLNFAHTPSVGESFGAIIGTMHWSFDLPKLEPRSLADLIPPLQSVTDLQITHSGSFLSLSWSAVPQALAYQVHRLSDPAQPLSPATLVATVTGTGHAELLPAAPSLALYRVVVVGP
- a CDS encoding NRDE family protein, with protein sequence MCTIFLATDPHPDWSLLLLGNRDEFHARPSQDCGWWPDTPGLLAGRDLQRGGIWLGVTRRGRWCATTNVRRPSAHEPPANAPSRGKLGLEFLARSQRLHDWLDRLAESAGSFPGYNLLLGEGASGYWVSNRLPLVSAAGQSICRRLDPGIHGLSNGTLNEDWPKVREGRLRLKQLLLQQARPEEDALLDLLLDQRTWPDAQLPDTGVGPELERRLSALFIRGREYGTRASTLLIREHSGRWILRERRWAPEGVPAGDSRFEFMEESQETRT
- a CDS encoding tetratricopeptide repeat protein, encoding MKSATQFKGPAAARVTIPSGSGMGRRRALVLVGIHLAIGAHILHWKLTGSTLSPLEPSEAIAFSRDGLINAGTLLLLLAILVTALFGRFFCGWSCHLLAIQDGSRWLLARLGLQPRPLESRVLRWVPMLAFVYMFLWPLLARLLQTREVSGRLELMTPTFWATFPGWTLGILTFVLCGALIVWFLGAKGFCTYACPYGAAFTVVDKVSPLRIRVNSSCAGCALCTSVCTSGVNVSREVHTHGMVVSSGCMKTLDCVAACPNKALRLGWGLPALGRAAARTRDRRTRGLIWIEEGMLLLLALASFLALRGLYGKVSFLLALGVAVMVAFLGLSVYRLFREHQFRVQSWELRRDGELTGGGRVFLGMAAIVMLFVAHSGWIQWESWRAISALDRASLLEGEAGDTQLEIASQHARLAVSYGVAPDHRMQILLARVAQRRQDPGAAEMHYRLALRAEPRSHALQVELGEFLVAHGQVKEGWTLVEEGLKGAPGLERARQSLGLHWLETGRSTEAARLFAEGERMDPGDPAWPAHHGNALLLSGDPERAELAWQRALDLQPGYRPALRRLAELRCQQGRFPEGLSMIDELLADSPKDAELQLLAARAAWAGGQRERARLHLDLAQRFGANAAGVNELQGLLTQDP